The Rhabdothermincola sediminis genomic interval GGGGCGTCCTCGCTTAGCCATGGCGTCTCCGTTCGATGCTGGCAGTGTCACCAGCACGAACGCGCCACACACCGGAAAATTCCCGATCTCACAGATTTCTTGGCGAAACAACCTTACGGGACACTAGACACACCCACCCCAAAGTTGGGCCGGGTCCCCAAATTTCTGAAATTTCCGGACGCAGGGTGACTTGGGGGTGGGGGGCCTTACCCCCTAACTCCACTGCCAACCCGGCGGACCGTCGCGTGCGATGGCCGGATTCATCGAAAACGAAAGCTGGGGCCCGGCGATTGCCGGACCCCAACCTCCGTGCGACCTACGCGACCTGACGCGCGAGTCGTTGTCGGCCGCGTTAGCAGCGGACGTACTTGATGTGCTGGCCGGCGCCGCACTTGCCGCAAGGCGGCAGGCGGTCGGACGAATCGTCCAGGTTGACCGACCACCCACAGCCGTTGGTGCAGCAGTAGCGGCCCTTGCCGGGCTTCTCACCGATGTCGTACATGGGGCATCACCTCCGTTCCTGCGAGGCGATCCGGTTGAGTCGACCTTCGGCCCTCGGCAACTGGTACCGTCGAGGGGTCAAGTCCGAGAAGGCTGCGGCCCAACCGGATCTCGCCCCCACTGGATTCCAGTCCAGTGGGGGCGCTCGCTTTTTCGCTGACGTGAGCCAGCCAACGCCGATCGTAGACGACGGATGCTTACACGCGTGTGATTCGGCGTAGGGCCGACCACTAGTGGCGGTTAGCGCGCGCGGTATCCACCACCCGCGCGCGCTGGCTCGCTACGTTCTTCGACATGGCGCGACCGAAGAAGTTCCACGAGAAGCGAGTGACGACTGCGGTCCGGCTTCCCGAGGGTCTGCACTACCGGCTTCACGAGGCGGCCGATGAACGCGACGTCTCGGTGAACCTTCTCGTGACCCGCGCCGTGAGTGACTACCTCGAGCGGCTGCGCCCGGTCGACGAGGTGCTCGAACCCAACCGGGTCGCGTGATCGCCATGTCCTTCGTCGCGATTCGCAGACCAGCGTTGTTGTCACACCCATTGGGGAGACTGGAGCGATGACTGCGACCACGCCGACGACAAGCCTGATCGATCGAGTGGAGGCGCGTCGCGTTCGCGAGTCCGCCGATCGCGAGGCGGGCCAGCGGGGTGAGCTCGGTCAGTTCTTCACCCCTGCTCCCATCGCTGCTCTGCTCGCCGGCATGTTCGAGGTGCCAGTCGGTTCGCTGCGGGTTCTCGACCCCGGTGCCGGGGTTGGGTCGCTCACGGCGGCACTGGTCGATCGGGCTCGTGACGAGGGCTGGCCTGCCGTGCTCGATCTCACCGCAGTCGAGGTCGACGAGGATCTCTTGCCCGCGCTCAAGGAGACGCTGCACGAGTGTGAGGACCTGCCGCTGACGACCTCGGCATCGCTGCACAACTCTGACTTCGTCGAGTGGGGTTGCGACCGGCTCGAAGGAGGCTTGTTCGCCGCCGCGCCCGAGCTGTTCGACCTGGCGATCCTGAATCCGCCCTACCGCAAGCTCAATACCGCCTCGACCGAGCGTCGACGGTTGTCGAGCGTCGGGATCGAGGCCACGAACCTCTACGCCGCGTTCGTCGCACTAGCGCTTCGCATGCTCGCTCCGGGAGGCCAGCTCGTCGCCATCACCCCGAGGAGCTTCTGTAACGGCCCGTACTTCAAGGGCTTCAGGAAGGAGCTACTCGCCTCAGCCGCGCTCCGACGGATTCACGTATTCGACTCCCGAGACAAGGCGTTCAGGGACACGGCAGTGCTTCAGGAGAACGTGATCTTCCATCTCGTCAAGGGGGTCGAGCAGGGCTCAGTTGTCATCGAGTCGAGCAGTGGCGAAGGCCTCAGTTCGACCCGAAAGCGCGTGGTTCCCTTCGAGCGCGTCGTGCATCCCGGTGACGCGAACTCCTTCATCCATCTGGTCCCCGACGAGGCACACGCCGATGTCGCCGGCCGCATGGGCTCGCTGCCGTGCGAGCTCCCGGCGATTGGTGCCGCGGTGTCCACGGGAAGGGTTGTCGACTTCCGATCCCGAGAGCACCTTCGCGCGGAGCCTGGGCCCGGCACGGTCCCGCTCCTGTACCCGACGCACTTGCGAGACGGTCGCGTGCGATGGCCGGTCCTGGGGGGCAAGAAGGCGAACGCGCTCGCCGATGTCGACGAGACGCAGAAGCTGCTCCTGCCCACCGGAAACTACGTCCTCGTCAAGCGCTTCTCGTCGAAAGAGGAGCGGAGGCGGATCGTCGCCAGCGTCCTGGAGGAGGGAGATCTCCCTGCGGCTCAGGTCGCCGTGGAGAACCATGTCAACGTCTTCCACCATCGCAACGCCGGCCTCTCGCTCGACCTCGCCTGGGGGATCGCCACCTTCCTGAACTCGACGATCGTCGACCTCTACTTCCGTCAGTTCAACGGGCACACCCAGGTGAACGCCACGGACCTCCGCTCGCTGCGGTACCCGTCGGTCGATCAACTGGTCCTGCTCGGAGAGGTCGCCCGCCAGACCGAGCACGACCAGGGCGCGATCGATTCCCTCCTGGAGCAGTTCGTTCCGACGCTGGCGGGGGCCTGACCGGTGGCGACCGTCGACGAGGCGATCGACGCGCTCACCCAGCTCGGCTTCCCGAGACAACAGCTCAACGAACGCAGCGGCCTGGTGCTGCTCGCCCTGCTCGATCTCACGCCGGACAAGCCGTGGAGCGAAGCCACGGCGCCCCTGCGCGGCATCACTCCGATGATGGAGCACATGGCCGAGCACTACGGCAAAAGGTACGCGCCCAACTCTCGCGAGACGGTGCGGCGGCAGACGGTCCACCAGTTCCTGCAAGGCGGTCTGATCCTCCAAAACCCCGACCAGCCGGACCGCCCGGTGAACAGCGGCAAGACCACCTACCAGATCAGCAGCTTCGCCCTGGACCTCCTACGTGCCTACGGACAGCAGGACTGGGTACTCGCGCTTCGCCGGTACCAGCTCCGCGTGGAGGCACTGAAGGAGCGATGGGAGAAGAAGCGCCAGCTCCAGCGCATCCCGGTCGTGTTGCCCGACGGCGCCGACATCACGTTGTCTCCCGGTGGGCAGAACGTCCTTATCGCTGCACTGGTGAAGGACTTCTGCCCGATGTTCACGCCCGGCGGGCGCGTGCTCTACATCGGCGACGCCGACGAGAAGTTCGCCGTGTACGACCGCAAGGGCTTGGAGGCTCTCGGCGTGGTCATCGAGGAGCACGGGAAGATGCCCGACCTCGTGGTTCACTACGCCGACCGTGACTGGCTCGTGCTCATCGAGGCCGTCACAAGTCACGGACCTGTGGATGCGAAGCGACACGAGGAGTTGCAGACCCTCTTCGCCGGTTCGACGGCCGGCCTCGTGTTCGTCACCTCATTCCTCGACCGGCGGACGTTGGCGAAGTACGTCGGCGACATCTCCTGGGAGACCGAGGTCTGGGTCGCCGAATCCCCGACCCACCTGATCCACTTCAACGGCGACCGGTTCCTCGGGCCGTACGAGTAGCGCTCTCAGCGCGACCGAGCTCGACGATCCAGCCGGCACTGCGTAATCAGCCGAGTTCTCAGCCGACTTCTCGTCGAAGCCCGCGCACAAGGGTGTTCGTGCCACACCGGGTTGACGCCGCTCGCCGAAATTCCCCAGGGTTGCTCATCGGAATTCCCCACCCTGGTGGCAGGTGAACTCTAGGTCGCGGGGCCTCCTTCGGTGAGCTTGCGGTTGCGGGCTCGGTGGGCGCGCATGCGGTAGCTGTCGCCGGTGATGTTGAACACGACGGAGCGGTGCAGGAGCCGGTCCAACATGGCGGCGGCGATGGTGGTGTCGTCGAAGATGTCGCCCCATGACGCGACGCCGCGGTTGGTGGTGAGGATGATGCTGCCGTTGAGGTAGCGCTGGGAGATGACCTGGAACAGGGCGTTGGCGTCCTCGGCGGGCATGGGGAGGTAGCCGAGCTCGTCGACGATCAACACGCTCGGGCCCTTGAAGAACCGCATCGTGTTCGCCCATCTGCCCTCGACGGCGGCCTTGCGGCAGCGGGCGGCGAGGTCGGCGGCGGTGCAGTAGTAGGTGCGTAGCCCGGCGTCGACCGCGGCGTGTCCGAGGGCGATGGCCAACATGGTCTTGCCGACGCCGGGCGGGCCGATGAACAACACGTTGGTGGCGTCGCCGGCGTAGCGGCACGTCGCCAGATCACGGATCAGTGCTGCGTCGACCGAGGGTTGGGCGTCGAAGTCGAAGTCTTCGATCCGCCATGGGGCGGGGAAGTTCGCGAACCGCAACCGTCCGGCATGACGTCGGGCTTCGGTGGCGTCGACCTCGACGTCGAGGAGTCGGGCCAGGAACTCGGTGTGGGTCAGCTTCTCCTTCGCTGCCGTGTCGAGCTCGCCGGGCAGGGCTTCGGCGGCGGCGGCGAGGTTGAGGTAGGCGAGGTGGGAGCGGACGTGCTGGTAGATCGTGTCGGTGCGGCTCATCCCACGTCCTCACCG includes:
- a CDS encoding toxin-antitoxin system HicB family antitoxin, which produces MARPKKFHEKRVTTAVRLPEGLHYRLHEAADERDVSVNLLVTRAVSDYLERLRPVDEVLEPNRVA
- a CDS encoding Eco57I restriction-modification methylase domain-containing protein, which produces MTATTPTTSLIDRVEARRVRESADREAGQRGELGQFFTPAPIAALLAGMFEVPVGSLRVLDPGAGVGSLTAALVDRARDEGWPAVLDLTAVEVDEDLLPALKETLHECEDLPLTTSASLHNSDFVEWGCDRLEGGLFAAAPELFDLAILNPPYRKLNTASTERRRLSSVGIEATNLYAAFVALALRMLAPGGQLVAITPRSFCNGPYFKGFRKELLASAALRRIHVFDSRDKAFRDTAVLQENVIFHLVKGVEQGSVVIESSSGEGLSSTRKRVVPFERVVHPGDANSFIHLVPDEAHADVAGRMGSLPCELPAIGAAVSTGRVVDFRSREHLRAEPGPGTVPLLYPTHLRDGRVRWPVLGGKKANALADVDETQKLLLPTGNYVLVKRFSSKEERRRIVASVLEEGDLPAAQVAVENHVNVFHHRNAGLSLDLAWGIATFLNSTIVDLYFRQFNGHTQVNATDLRSLRYPSVDQLVLLGEVARQTEHDQGAIDSLLEQFVPTLAGA
- a CDS encoding BsuBI/PstI family type II restriction endonuclease is translated as MATVDEAIDALTQLGFPRQQLNERSGLVLLALLDLTPDKPWSEATAPLRGITPMMEHMAEHYGKRYAPNSRETVRRQTVHQFLQGGLILQNPDQPDRPVNSGKTTYQISSFALDLLRAYGQQDWVLALRRYQLRVEALKERWEKKRQLQRIPVVLPDGADITLSPGGQNVLIAALVKDFCPMFTPGGRVLYIGDADEKFAVYDRKGLEALGVVIEEHGKMPDLVVHYADRDWLVLIEAVTSHGPVDAKRHEELQTLFAGSTAGLVFVTSFLDRRTLAKYVGDISWETEVWVAESPTHLIHFNGDRFLGPYE
- the istB gene encoding IS21-like element helper ATPase IstB, producing the protein MSRTDTIYQHVRSHLAYLNLAAAAEALPGELDTAAKEKLTHTEFLARLLDVEVDATEARRHAGRLRFANFPAPWRIEDFDFDAQPSVDAALIRDLATCRYAGDATNVLFIGPPGVGKTMLAIALGHAAVDAGLRTYYCTAADLAARCRKAAVEGRWANTMRFFKGPSVLIVDELGYLPMPAEDANALFQVISQRYLNGSIILTTNRGVASWGDIFDDTTIAAAMLDRLLHRSVVFNITGDSYRMRAHRARNRKLTEGGPAT